A section of the Primulina eburnea isolate SZY01 chromosome 1, ASM2296580v1, whole genome shotgun sequence genome encodes:
- the LOC140814514 gene encoding uncharacterized protein, which yields MNSVSKEIFGGIVYAMDASAVWSDLKVQYDKVDGSRIFALHREIGRFTQANNTVSGYYCKMKQLWDEYSSLVVLPSCECDTARQYIAHDQQQKLLQFLMGLNDSYAQIRSQILMMSPLPSVGQAFSIISQEESHRSLSVVEEPSTSFFSAQGKIGNQKKDILTCDYCHWNGHTKDFCYKLVGYPPGRRCYAPKLDIDTDVV from the coding sequence ATGAATTCGGTTTCGAAGGAAATTTTTGGGGGAATTGTTTATGCAATGGATGCGTCTGCTGTTTGGTCCGATCTCAAAGTTCAATATGATAAAGTCGATGGTTCAAGGATTTTTGCTCTCCACCGAGAAATTGGGAGATTCACACAAGCTAACAACACTGTGTCGGGTTACTATTGTAAGATGAAACAACTATGGGATGAGTATTCGTCATTGGTTGTACTGCCTTCATGTGAATGTGATACGGCCAGGCAATATATTGCACACGATCAGCAGCAGAAGCTTCTGCAATTCTTGATGGGACTCAATGACAGCTATGCACAAATTCGAAGCCAAATATTGATGATGAGTCCTCTGCCCTCAGTTGGTCAAGCATTTTCTATCATATCTCAAGAGGAGTCACATAGATCACTTTCAGTTGTGGAGGAACCATCAACATCATTCTTCTCTGCACAAGGCAAGATTGGTAATCAAAAAAAGGATATCTTAACTTGCGATTATTGTCACTGGAATGGTCATACCAAGGACTTTTGTTATAAGCTTGTGGGGTATCCTCCTGGTCGTAGATGTTACGCCCCAAAACTCGATATTGACACCGACgtcgtttaa